The Paenibacillus sp. 481 DNA window CTCCTCTCGTACGTTCTTCGTTACGTGAAAGCGTACGAGCGAGTGCTCGTCCAGCGATATGTGCAAGCGTAATTCCACGCACATGGTCTTCGTTACGTGGAACCTTACGGCCACCGAGTATTTGTCCATCGATACGTGCAAGCGTAATTCCACGCGTACGGTCTTCGTTACGTGGAACCGTACGGCCGCCGAGTACTTGTCCATCGATACGCGCAAGCGTATATCCACGCCCACGTTCATCGTTACGTGAAGCCTTACGGCCGCCGAGTACTTGTCCATCGATACGTGCGAGCGTAATTCCACGTGTACGGTCTTCGTTACGTGGAACCGTACGGTCGCCGAGTACTTGTCCATCGATACGTGCGCGCGTAATTCCACGCACATGGTCTTCGTTACGTGGAACCTTACGGCCACCGAGTACTTGTCCATCGATACGCGCAAGCGCATATCCACGCCCACGTTCATCGTTTCGTGAAACCGTACGGCCGAGCACTTGTTCATCGACACGAGCAAGCGTGTGTCCACGCGTTCGTCCATGTACATGAACCCCGACTCGATCACCGATACGCATGCTAATACTAGATAACATTGCAGTAGGCAACTGCGCCGAGCTTAACGTGTTCGTCAAGTTCAGCAATTTCAGCATATAGCTTACTGGCAATAAATTTACCGAACTATGCAAATCCACATCCTTCACTGTCATTCCCAATGGGCTCAGTCGACGCTTGCGCTGACCCGAAGACAGAAGTGTGCTAATCGCTAGCATTTTTTTCGAAATGACTGCGACATTGGGCATGACAGAAATATTGGACGGCAGCATTAAGCGTTCAACTCGGCCCTTAGCTACTTGTACACGCATCCATTTAAGGGTCGACGTTTGCATTTGTAAACGCCTCATATTAAGTTGGAAATAGCGAGCATTCTCACTCCTATCTAGCTGTATCAATGTTCGACTACGATTAGCTATTTCCGTCTGAGTAGACCACATTTTCGACCGAATACGCTCCGAACGCTCAATACTACTTCCACCTGTCCCTAGAAGCGTATAGAAGTAAGGACTTGTTTTAACACCATTTACTCTTTTCCACACAGAGCGTGATTCGTTTTGTAGCCTTGTTTGAACAGATGCTGATGCTGATTCCGAATTCCAATTCGATTTCCTTGCATTAGATTCGGATTCAGTTACAAATCTAGCACGATTCATAACCAGCTTCTGTTTAACTACTGTATTCATGTCGTTAAATCTACTATCGAAGCTAGCATGGGCTATACTTCCATCCTCCCAACGATGCGCCGCATCCGAACGCATCAGCTCGAAAGACTTGACCGTCAGTCGTGTATAGTTATGTATACCTGACTGTGTAGGTCCGACAGGAATCAAATGTCCATAACCATTCTGGATTCTCTCGCTGCTCCGTATGAGCCATCCTTGTTTCAGGCGAGCTAACAATGGAGCAATGGTCGGGCTGCTAATATGGATTTCCTTTTTAACAGGCGCAACCATCTTGGGTGCACTTCCCCACAGCAATCCATTAAGCATAGATTGTTTGGGAAGCAAGAATACAGACTGTCCAAATCTGTTCATGGTCAGCATTGAAACAGGGTTAGAACTATGAATTGGGCTTAAATGTTCATATTCTTGGGCTTCAGTTTGCCTCTTCACCATTTCTGCTACCCTTGCGACGAGTGGACTCAGCCTAAAAGCATGAACGCCTGCCCAATTCCTTGCTGACACACGAAAGTGCTTATGAACCGTATCAGATCTTACAAACAAACTTTTCGCACTGGCAAAAAGACGTTCAACATCGGACTCGTTTATCCGCGAGTGCAGATGCCTTGCACGGTTCATATAGGTCGGATCTGAAAAATAGGTAATGATCGTTCTTTCACTACGAGCAGCTGGACGTGCCGCATCATGATCATCCCAGACAGCCTGTTTTCGGAAAATCTCGTTTTGAAAAAGGGGTCCCGCCAGTCCCCCACGTAACCGCTCCATGAAAAAGGTTGCATGACGAAGCGAAGTTGTTGAAAAAGATGACTCCAAGCTGCGTTTTCCGAAACGTAACTGTAGCGGTCTAGCTGCAACAAGCAGATTACTGTAGGAATGCTCTACTACGCTCACCCATGCTGGTGCTTGGTTCCCTTCAATTTTCGGCCTTTGTTGCCGCATCGAATAAGAAGGTTGGTTGCGAACATCGCGCGAAAAGCCGAAAAAGCGTTTCACTTGCTCAGCAAAAGTAAAGTAGCGATCAGTAACTAACAAGTGCTCTAACAAGCGTTCGGTCAAATGCCTATTTACACGCTCTACCACACCATGAGCAGTTTCCGTTTGCATCGTACTAAAGCTCAAATTTGGTTTAAGTAGCAGCATGTTTAGATTCATGCTCGTTCTCACATTTGACCTTAAAACTGGACTGAGATTTGATCCAGCTTGCGAAAGCTGTCCATGTGTATAAAACGATTTACTGAACAACGTATGCATGACTGCGGTTGAAAACGAAAAAATACGCCCCAGCCTGTGCACGAGCTTCGACATGTTAGCGAATGTCGCAAAGTTGCTTCGCATAGCCGGAATCGGAACAGCCGTCTTTTGTCCAACTTCGCTGCGTTTGGCATGCGTTATCACGCTTCGCTGTTCCAAAAACCTTTTGCCTGAATGCGTCTGAATCTCATTTTCTACAGCCCGCTCAATCCTTAACATTGCGGCAAAACGCAACAACGAAGCTTCCATTCGCGCACTAGCTATTAGGCGTTCATGTTGTACCCATTCCGTGAGAGCTCGCTCATCGCGCACTCCTAGCCTTAGTTGGTTTCGTTCGCCTACTTGCGAAGAAATAGGGACGAAAAAGCCGCTAGTAGCTAGGAAAATGTTTAGCTCTTCACGCCTCTTCAACATATTCGACTGGAATCGACTGTCGTAAGTCAAGAAGGCTAAAGGGCTAGGGTTAGGCTTAGGGTTAGGCTTAGACAAAGCTAGCGGGGGAATAGGCCCCAACATCGAAAACGACAATGGCTTCCACAACAAGCTCGCCGCTTCCGACCGCGCAAACCTTTGATTCATGCTAACATTACGGATAGTAGACCACCGTATCGCCTCGTGCTTTAATTTCCATTTTCCAATAAATAATGAGCGATCACGCTTTATTTTGTGAGCAAATATTCCGGAAGATGATTCACTAGTATGAAAATGGGAGTTGCTAACGGACGCACGGAAAAAATCCAGCTCCTGCTTCCACCGTTGCACCAATGACCGACTACTGACAATACGACTGTCAATTCGACTGTATGCTACAGGACTCTCCCGCTGTTCCTGCTCCCCAGCCATAAACAACCGCACCCGACGGTCTAATGTCAACAAAGCATCGTTGTACTTGTACAACGCTTGCAGCGTCACCGACCACGGCTCCCGCACAAAGCCTACTCTTTCTCCCAACCGTGTATCCCGATCTAACATTCCGACTTGGCGAAGCAAATCCCCTTGCGACCCCGCTTGCTGTATTGACCTACTTGCCAACGGAACCAAAAAAGTACGCTCAAGCCCATACAAGCTTGGATTGATTTGTTGCGCATGCCACCATGCCGCAAAAGAATGCAAATCAGGTTGTCCATGTACGAGCCGTCCATTGAAGTGATCTCTAGTTGCAAACGGCCAATTTGCAAGCAATGCAAGTGAACGCGGTCTTTGTGCAAATCGACTTCGAGCAAGCAGTTGTAGTCGATTTGGTCGTAGTTGATTTGGTTGCAGGCGCTCAACGCCCATGTATACATTAAAGGGAGATCTCTCTGCTAGTTCCTTGGAAAAAAAGTGTTGTCGTCTCCCTCGTTCGATTACAGGAGTCATCTGCGCTGGAATTATTGCCTTTGTCGAGAAACTGGAAACCATGCTAGGTGTGAATGTATTCGCTCTATGCAAATGCAAACGCGGCAAGCCGAAATACATCGTAGCGCCGAAATCTGATTTCCCATTATTCCTCGCCATCGGGATCGGGAGACGCTCAGGACGAATCTGCAACAGCTTTTCCCTAGGAGAACGTTGTATCTCTCGCAGCTCTTGACTCCTTTTAAAATCTTGCAGCACTTGAACACCTTGAACCTTATGAGCTTCTTGAAGCTCTCGAACCTGTTGTCCCATTTGAGTCCATATCAAGGACGAAGCCAACTTCATCACCTGAAGGTGGACATGCTGTTGAATGCGAAATTGATTCACCGTTAGGTACGAGAAAACAGATGCCCCAGCCGGAGCTGGATTAGCAGCATCCCTGAATACGAGTGCAGGTCTCCCCCATGAATGTCCGTTAAAGAAAATGCCATATTTGCTGCTTATACTTTGGGCGAATCGCTCCGTAGGCGGTTTTCCTCGCAAAAACTTGGAAGTCTGTTTCATAATACCATTCATGGGAGGTCTCCTCACTCGCTAATGAATACCGTTTTCAGACCATTATGTACAAGCTCAAGCGTTTCGATGGCGATTTCCTTGCTATCTGATTTCAGATCCGTTCCAACCCACTTGGTCGGGTAAGCGCCTACGAAATCCCAACTACATAACGGTTGACCATCCTGCCTTTGCAGCACGATCGTGCCATTTTTCCGCTCGATCTTTCCCATAGTTACATTACAATACCATTGCCATAGGGCGTTAGACATCGTAATTCCCCGTTTTAACACGAGTACGGGACTGGTCGTTTTCTTGGGCAGACGATGTACAAAATCGTTTACCCCACCCTCGCGATACTCTTCAAATTCCGTCTCAACCTGTAGTCCACGAACTTCGGTAAATCCGATGACTCCGTTTATGCCCTGCAAGTATACGATAAAGCGAAACGTGCCACTCGGCTGGTCAAACATTTAAATCCTCCTATTTAAACACATCGAATACGTTCTCACGCTTGTCCTCGTTCAGGCTGCGATTAATACGTGAGATCTCATCGCACCATCTTTTGCGCTCCCGATGCTCCATAGACATAATGTCATCATGCGACCAATGAAAATGGTAAGCGATAAACGCCACTTCCTCATAAACTTTGTCTTTCGGGTATACGGTCAGACCACTTGGGGCTCGTCCAAAAAATCGAGCTGAACCTCATGATCATGTCCACACTTCGGACAAGATGCCTTCACGCGCGGTGACTCCGCCTTATTAATTTCCTGATAAAAATGTTGCAGAAATGCCAGATCCGCCGTGAATAAATTCTCGATCACCATCGTGTCGAGCGCTTTTATATCGCCGAGCCGTGTAATCACGCGTGCGAGCAAAATAATCGTCAAGTAACTCGGATTCGTCTGTACCCGATGATCACGTAAAGGCGCAATTTCATCAGCTGCTGTAGCTAGGCGCATCACACCTTTTTTATGCAAATTCCCGTTCTCGTCTACATAGCCTTTTGGCAATTCGAAAGCATATTCCGTTTTGAACATGATGATGTAACGCCTCCCATTGAAAATAGATGCCGCTCAATTCCTGACTTCTTACTTTTTCCGCGTCATACCTTCATGGGCAATTTCAAGCGATTCAATCGCGATATCATTACCCAATCCTTTAAAATCAGGTGCCGTATATTTGCACGGCCAAGCGTTAAGCACGGTCCACACGGCTTTTTCTGCCCCAGTCTCATCCAATGCAGTAATCGTCACCGATTTTCTCGCTATTTTCCCGTTAACGGCATCCTCCATCCACTTATACATATCCATCGAGTCGGTGACTCCCCATTTAAGCGTAATGTTTCCGTACTTGGTTAGCCCCGGAAGCTTACGCGCGGTCGTGGTCTCATTGCCTTCACGGTATTCAATCACTTCAATGGAAGCGTCGTATCCAGATACTTCACTGAATCCGGCTTGCGTAATTTGATCTACCTGTACGGTAAACCTAAAACTTCGATATGGATCTACGCGATCTGCCATGACTATATCCCCTCATTTTCCGTGTAGAAGTCGTATTCCGGTTAGCTGGCGTCGCCGCCTGTTTTTTGCGTAATTCTGAAAATAACAAACTCTGCTGGCTTAAC harbors:
- a CDS encoding phage tail protein — encoded protein: MFDQPSGTFRFIVYLQGINGVIGFTEVRGLQVETEFEEYREGGVNDFVHRLPKKTTSPVLVLKRGITMSNALWQWYCNVTMGKIERKNGTIVLQRQDGQPLCSWDFVGAYPTKWVGTDLKSDSKEIAIETLELVHNGLKTVFISE
- a CDS encoding DUF6760 family protein, which encodes MTVYPKDKVYEEVAFIAYHFHWSHDDIMSMEHRERKRWCDEISRINRSLNEDKRENVFDVFK
- a CDS encoding phage tail assembly protein; this translates as MFKTEYAFELPKGYVDENGNLHKKGVMRLATAADEIAPLRDHRVQTNPSYLTIILLARVITRLGDIKALDTMVIENLFTADLAFLQHFYQEINKAESPRVKASCPKCGHDHEVQLDFLDEPQVV
- a CDS encoding phage tail protein, which translates into the protein MADRVDPYRSFRFTVQVDQITQAGFSEVSGYDASIEVIEYREGNETTTARKLPGLTKYGNITLKWGVTDSMDMYKWMEDAVNGKIARKSVTITALDETGAEKAVWTVLNAWPCKYTAPDFKGLGNDIAIESLEIAHEGMTRKK